The Halomonas sp. 'Soap Lake #6' genomic sequence AGCTCCTGGGCATCGATAGCCGCGACACTCGCCATGGAGCGCTGATACCCTGCGCTGGCACTTTGCAGAGACTTCAGCTGCATCGCTGCCACCCCCAGCAAACCAAACGCTAGAATAACGAGTGCCACCAGTACCTCTATAAGAGAAAAACCGCTCTGCTGTGGCATTACCAGCAGACCTCGGGCAAGCGCTCTCCTCTGGCATTGAGTGTGATGTTGTCATTACAACCATCAGATCGGCTCGCTACCGCCGTAAGCAGATATCCACCTTCACGGCTTCTATTATTCTCTACCCTGATGGAGTAATGACCAGAAGCTGAAAGGGTGCTAGAGATTTCACAATCATCATAGCGATACCTATTGGCATAGCAGCGTTCCATTTCGGAAGCTGCTTGTAGCAAGGCTGTGTGCGCGTCTGTACGTATGGAGCGCTCAATGTAGCGGGTATAATTGGGGTAAGCGATGCCTGCAATAATCCCGATAATTACTACGGCGATGAGCAGTTCGATGAGGGTAAAACCGCACTGTGGCTGACAAGCACTTCCAGTGCGGCGACCAAAAAAATAAAGCACGATGCAACGCTCTCGTATCAGTCAAATCATACTTCGAGTATGTCGTAAACTAATACGCTTTGCATCAATCAATGACAATCATTCACTGGCAATAACGCGCTCTCGCAGCTCTTTTGGCATAGAGAATGTGATGTTTTCCTCACGGCCTTGCAACTCAATGGGAGCTTCTGCACCTAGCGCCTGTAGTTTCTCAATCACGCCTTTCACCAACACTTCCGGCGCGCTGGCTCCGGCGGTTACGCCAATACGGTTAACACCTTTAAGCCAATCGGGTTCGATTTGGTCAGCGTTATCGATCAGATAAGCAGGTGTCCCCATCCGTTCAGAAAGCTCGCGCAACCGGTTGGAGTTGGAGCTATTGGGACTACCAACGACCAATACTAAGTCGCTATCGGCAGCGAGTTCTCGCACCGCATCCTGACGATTCTGGGTGGCATAGCAGATATCGTTTTTACGCGGCCCTTGAATCTCAGGGAATTTTTGCCGTAGCGCGTCAATCACTTTGGCAGTGTCATCCATTGAGAGCGTGGTTTGGGTTACAAACGCCAACACCGAAGGGTCATTAACCTCCAGGTCAGCCACGTCCTGCTCATCTTCAACCAAGTAGATATGACCACCATGAGAGGGATCGTAACGCCCCATAGTACCTTCTACTTCAGGATGACCCTCGTGGCCAATCAGAATGCACTCCTGACCACGTTTGGCGTAACGCAGCACTTCCATATGTACCTTGGTAACCAGCGGACAAGTAGCATCAAATACTTTGAGGCCCCGCTGCTCCGCATCTCGCTGCACAGCACGAGAGACGCCGTGAGCCGAGAAAATCACAATCACATCATCGGGTACTTCATGGAGTTCTTCTACGAACACTGCGCCCCGCTCACGTAATGTCTCGACCACAAAGCGGTTGTGAACTACCTCGTGGCGCACATAGATAGGTGGCCCAAAAACATCCAGCGCGCGGTTAACAATGTCGATAGCGCGATCCACACCAGCACAAAAACCACGCGGATTCGCCAGTTTGATTTGTACCGGTTGTGTTGGCTGAGGTGACTCTGATGACTGCATAAAAGCGCCTTGATGCGATAGCATCGCCTAGTAAATGAAACGGGCTAGTGTTTGGTGATGGGCGTCACGTTCAGCACATCTACTTCAAACGTCAACGTGCGACCAGCCAGTGGATGATTAAAATCCACATCCACGCGATCACCATCAATGGTTTTGACCACACCTGGCAATTCCGTTCCGGCTTTATCAGCAAATGACATCACCATGCCAACTTCTGGTTCTTCGTCACCGAAATCAGCGCGTTTAAGGGTTTGGATGTTTTGCGGATTATGCTGACCAAACGCATGCTCAGGAGTAATTTTAAAGGTGCCACTTTGGCCGGACCCCATGCCTTTAATAGGGTGTTCAAAGCCCGGAGGCAAATTGCCATCACCATACTGAAAGGTGGCCGGGGCTTTCTCTTTGGTGGAATCCACTACTGTGCCATCTTCCAACTTCAACGTGAAGTGCAGGGTAATTTCCATACCGTCGTCAATCAGGTAATCCATAGCGTTCCTCGCGGTCGTATGCAAAGGTTGTGTCAGCAATATATCTGGGTGGCGTTATGCGGCCTTCTTGCGGCGTCGCTCGCCCATCACCGACTCCCAAATTAACCCCACAGCTCCCAGGGTAATACCGATATCCGCCACGTTAAAGGCGGGGTAGTACCAGCCAGCAGCATGGAACGATAGGAAATCCACGACATAACCATGTACCAAACGGTCATATAGATTGCCTAGGGCACCACCAATAATTAACGGCAGCGCAATCGCCAGCAGCTTTTCATCCGCTCTTATACGGGAAAGCCATACGGATAAACCAACACTGGCACCCACCGCAATAATGGCAAAAAACCAGCGCTGCCAGCCTGGATGATCAGCCAAGAAACTAAACGCTGCGCCAGTATTATGCAGCAGTGTTAGATTGAAAAACGGTAACACCTCAACGGGCTGGGCGTAGTTCAAAAAGTGGCTAGCCACGTATTTGGTCAGTAAGTCCAGAACAACTACCGCCACCGCCAACCACAGCCAGCGCAGCGGCCGCCGCATGGGCGGCCGCTGGTGTTTTTCGCTCACAGTTGATGCAGTGTTAGGCATAGTAACGAATCTCACCACTGCCTTCGGGCAAGTTGCTAATACAGCGACCACACAAGTCAGGGTGCTCAGCATGCGTGCCTACATCGGCACGATGGTGCCAGCAGCGCTCGCACTTCAGGTACTCGCTTCCGCTTACCATCACCTTCAGGCCATCAAGGTCGGTGCTTTCCGCGTTAGCAGCATCTGCGAGTGGCGCTAAATGCACCTCACTGGTGAGCATAACGAAGCGCAGCTCGTCACCCAACTTAGCCAGCGTGGCGTTTAGCTCATCGCTCACGTAAAGCGTTACTTCCGCAGCCAGACTGCCTTTGATGACTTTGGCATTACGGGCATCTTCCAGGCACTTGTTCACTGAGTGCTTTACTTCCAGCACTTGCTCCCAGAAGGCACGCCCCATGTCGGCCCCCTCTTCCAGAGTACCAAGCCCAGTGTAGTAAGTTTCCAGCAGTACGCTGTCGCCACGCTCACCCGGGATATGCTCGTAAATCTCCTCGGCAGTAAACGACAGGATCGGCGCCACCCAGCGGCTTAGTGCTTCAACCACGTGGTAAAGCGCGGTTTGTGCGCTGCGGCGAGCCAGTGAGTCAGATTGGGTGGTGTACTGGCGGTCTTTGATAACATCCAGGTAGAAGCCGCCCAATTCCCGTGCACAGAAGCCGTGAACCTGCTGGTACACATCTAGGAAACGGTACTCTTCATAAGCTTTTTCAATGCGCCCTTGCAGCTGTGCCGCACGGTCAACCACCCACTGATCCAGCGCCAGCATATCACCAAAAGCAACCTGATCTTTAGCAGGATTAAAGCCGTTCAGGTTAGAAAGCAAAAAGCGTGCGGTGTTACGAATACGGCGGTATACGTCGGCGGTACGCTTTAAGATTTCGTCAGAAACTGCCATTTCACCGGAGTAGTCGGTAGATGCTACCCACAGACGCAGAATATCAGCACCTAACTTATCCATCACGCTTTGCGGCGCCACCACGTTACCAAGCGACTTAGACTGCTTACGGCCCTGCGAGTCGACGGTAAAGCCATGAGTGAGCAGTTGGCGATAGGGAGCATGGCCGTCAATCGCTGAGCCAGTCAGTAGCGAAGAGTGGAACCAGCCACGGTGCTGATCCGAGCCTTCCAGATACAGATCGGCACGAGGACCGCTTTCATGACCATAGGGATGCGAGCCGCGCAGTACGTGGCGGTGCGTGGTACCAGAATCAAACCACACATCCAGCGTATCGGTGACTTTATCGTACTCAGCAGCTTCCGCACCCAGCAGCTCAGCAGGGTCGAGTTTAAACCACGCCCCAATACCTTCTTGCTCGACACGCTTGGCGGCCTCTCCCATCAGCTCAACCGTGTTGGGGTGCAGCTCGCCGGTTTGCTTATGCAGGAAGAACGGAATCGGTACACCCCAGTTACGCTGGCGGGAGATACACCAGTCTGGGCGATTGGCAATCATGCTATGCAGACGCGCCTTGCCCCAGGCGGGCGTGAACTCGGTGGCTTCAATGCCTTCCAGTGCGCGCTCACGTAGGGTTTTACCGTCTTTACCTTTAATGTCCATGCCCACAAACCACTGGGCTGTGGCACGGTAAATAACCGGGGTTTTATGGCGCCAGCAGTGCATATAGCTGTGCGTGATCGGCATATGCGCCATCAGCGCATTAACTTCACGCAGCTTCTCGACAATGTTCGGATTGGCTTTCCAGATCATCTGGCCGCCGAAGAACGGCAGGTCATCAATATAAACACCGTTACCTTGTACGGGGTTGAGCATGTCATCAAAGCTCATCCCATAAGCACGGCAGGTGTTAAAGTCGTCAACCCCGTAGGAAGGCGCTGAGTGAACAATACCAGTACTACCGACTTCCGATTCGACGTAATCCGCCAGATACACCGGCGAAAGGCGATCATAAAACGGATGACGGAAATTGATCAGCTCAAGGTTTTCACCCTGTGTAGTGGCAATCACTTCGCCTTGCAGCCCAAAGCGCTCCAGGCAGCTTTCCACCAGCTCTTCAGCCAGTAGCAACAGGCGCTCGCCGGTATCTACCAACGCGTAGGTGAACTCAGGATGGACGTTCAGCGCTTGGTTGGCAGGAATGGTCCAGGGCGTGGTGGTCCAAATTACAATAGCTGCAGGTTTGGATAATTCGCTTAAGCCAAAAGCCGCCGCCAGCTTGTCAGCATCCTCCACTGGGAAGGCGACATCGATGGCGTCCGACTTCTTATCGGCGTACTCAACTTCCGCTTCTGCCAGCGCTGAGCCACAATCAAAGCACCAGTTAACCGGCTTTAATCCTTTGAATACATAGCCCGCTTCAACCATCTCAGCCAACGCACGAATTTCGCCTGCTTCGTTGGCGTAATCCATCGTGCGATA encodes the following:
- a CDS encoding type IV pilin protein, producing MLYFFGRRTGSACQPQCGFTLIELLIAVVIIGIIAGIAYPNYTRYIERSIRTDAHTALLQAASEMERCYANRYRYDDCEISSTLSASGHYSIRVENNRSREGGYLLTAVASRSDGCNDNITLNARGERLPEVCW
- the ispH gene encoding 4-hydroxy-3-methylbut-2-enyl diphosphate reductase → MQSSESPQPTQPVQIKLANPRGFCAGVDRAIDIVNRALDVFGPPIYVRHEVVHNRFVVETLRERGAVFVEELHEVPDDVIVIFSAHGVSRAVQRDAEQRGLKVFDATCPLVTKVHMEVLRYAKRGQECILIGHEGHPEVEGTMGRYDPSHGGHIYLVEDEQDVADLEVNDPSVLAFVTQTTLSMDDTAKVIDALRQKFPEIQGPRKNDICYATQNRQDAVRELAADSDLVLVVGSPNSSNSNRLRELSERMGTPAYLIDNADQIEPDWLKGVNRIGVTAGASAPEVLVKGVIEKLQALGAEAPIELQGREENITFSMPKELRERVIASE
- the fkpB gene encoding FKBP-type peptidyl-prolyl cis-trans isomerase — encoded protein: MDYLIDDGMEITLHFTLKLEDGTVVDSTKEKAPATFQYGDGNLPPGFEHPIKGMGSGQSGTFKITPEHAFGQHNPQNIQTLKRADFGDEEPEVGMVMSFADKAGTELPGVVKTIDGDRVDVDFNHPLAGRTLTFEVDVLNVTPITKH
- the lspA gene encoding signal peptidase II, yielding MPNTASTVSEKHQRPPMRRPLRWLWLAVAVVVLDLLTKYVASHFLNYAQPVEVLPFFNLTLLHNTGAAFSFLADHPGWQRWFFAIIAVGASVGLSVWLSRIRADEKLLAIALPLIIGGALGNLYDRLVHGYVVDFLSFHAAGWYYPAFNVADIGITLGAVGLIWESVMGERRRKKAA
- the ileS gene encoding isoleucine--tRNA ligase: MDYKHTLNLPETDFPMRGMLPKQEPGRVSKWQDMNLYQRLRDSRAGAPLFVLHDGPPYANGSIHIGHALNKILKDIIVKSKNLAGFDAPYVPGWDCHGLPIEHKVETTHGKHLAADRARELCREYAGAQVATQLADFVRLGIIGDWEHPYRTMDYANEAGEIRALAEMVEAGYVFKGLKPVNWCFDCGSALAEAEVEYADKKSDAIDVAFPVEDADKLAAAFGLSELSKPAAIVIWTTTPWTIPANQALNVHPEFTYALVDTGERLLLLAEELVESCLERFGLQGEVIATTQGENLELINFRHPFYDRLSPVYLADYVESEVGSTGIVHSAPSYGVDDFNTCRAYGMSFDDMLNPVQGNGVYIDDLPFFGGQMIWKANPNIVEKLREVNALMAHMPITHSYMHCWRHKTPVIYRATAQWFVGMDIKGKDGKTLRERALEGIEATEFTPAWGKARLHSMIANRPDWCISRQRNWGVPIPFFLHKQTGELHPNTVELMGEAAKRVEQEGIGAWFKLDPAELLGAEAAEYDKVTDTLDVWFDSGTTHRHVLRGSHPYGHESGPRADLYLEGSDQHRGWFHSSLLTGSAIDGHAPYRQLLTHGFTVDSQGRKQSKSLGNVVAPQSVMDKLGADILRLWVASTDYSGEMAVSDEILKRTADVYRRIRNTARFLLSNLNGFNPAKDQVAFGDMLALDQWVVDRAAQLQGRIEKAYEEYRFLDVYQQVHGFCARELGGFYLDVIKDRQYTTQSDSLARRSAQTALYHVVEALSRWVAPILSFTAEEIYEHIPGERGDSVLLETYYTGLGTLEEGADMGRAFWEQVLEVKHSVNKCLEDARNAKVIKGSLAAEVTLYVSDELNATLAKLGDELRFVMLTSEVHLAPLADAANAESTDLDGLKVMVSGSEYLKCERCWHHRADVGTHAEHPDLCGRCISNLPEGSGEIRYYA